The following proteins are co-located in the Pseudomonas synxantha genome:
- a CDS encoding iron-containing alcohol dehydrogenase — MSTSSFKIAHKLLTGAGAIEQLAAELTRLDVDNPLIVTDAALVKSGTVALALEHLGDRAYEIFDRVLPDPEIAIVEDCMRAYREGGHDGLIGVGGGSAIDIAKSVAAYAGYHGALADLFGVDQVPRKGPPLIAIPTTAGTGSEVTNVAILSDKAAQLKKGIVSDYLLPDVALISPQMTLTCPRSVTAASGVDALVHAIESYLSLNASPITDALAIGAIKLIARALPKAYANPANLQARDDMATASLMAGMAFGNAGVGAVHALAYPLGGRFNIAHGVSNALLLPYVMHWNKLACVERMQDIAQAMGVNVAGLSVNDAADRAVEAMTRLCAAVEIPAGLRSFGVPEDAIASMATEAAGIERLMRNNPRQLSAADIEKIYRAAY, encoded by the coding sequence ATGAGTACTTCCTCATTCAAGATCGCCCACAAACTGCTGACCGGCGCGGGCGCCATTGAACAACTGGCCGCTGAGCTCACGCGCCTGGATGTCGATAACCCGCTGATCGTCACCGATGCCGCGCTGGTCAAGTCCGGCACCGTAGCGTTGGCCCTGGAGCACCTGGGTGATCGCGCCTACGAAATTTTTGATCGTGTGCTGCCTGACCCGGAAATCGCCATCGTCGAAGACTGCATGCGTGCGTATCGCGAGGGTGGGCATGACGGTCTTATTGGCGTGGGCGGCGGCAGTGCCATTGATATTGCCAAGAGCGTGGCAGCCTATGCCGGCTACCACGGCGCGCTGGCGGACTTGTTCGGCGTCGACCAGGTGCCGCGCAAGGGCCCGCCGCTGATCGCCATCCCCACCACGGCCGGCACCGGCTCGGAAGTGACCAATGTGGCGATCCTCTCCGACAAGGCCGCACAGCTGAAAAAAGGCATCGTCAGCGACTACCTGCTGCCGGATGTGGCGCTGATCAGCCCGCAAATGACCCTGACCTGCCCGCGCAGCGTCACTGCCGCCAGTGGTGTGGATGCCTTGGTGCATGCCATCGAATCCTACCTGTCACTGAATGCCTCACCGATTACCGACGCCCTGGCCATCGGTGCGATCAAGTTGATTGCCCGCGCGCTGCCCAAGGCTTACGCCAATCCGGCCAATCTGCAGGCCCGTGACGACATGGCCACCGCCAGCCTCATGGCCGGCATGGCCTTTGGTAACGCTGGGGTCGGCGCCGTGCATGCGCTGGCGTATCCGCTGGGTGGGCGCTTCAATATCGCCCATGGTGTGAGCAATGCGCTGCTGCTGCCCTATGTGATGCATTGGAACAAATTGGCATGTGTTGAACGAATGCAGGATATTGCTCAGGCCATGGGTGTGAACGTGGCCGGCTTGAGTGTCAACGATGCTGCCGACCGTGCCGTGGAGGCCATGACGCGCTTGTGTGCCGCAGTGGAGATCCCGGCGGGGCTGCGCAGTTTCGGAGTGCCCGAGGATGCCATTGCGTCCATGGCCACGGAGGCGGCAGGTATCGAGCGCCTGATGCGCAATAATCCGCGTCAGCTCAGCGCGGCGGATATCGAGAAAATCTACCGAGCGGCTTATTAA
- a CDS encoding alpha/beta hydrolase family protein, with product MLFPHHSALSALCLSLLLTSAPPVQAAEAPAPADEKPVERHPLPERSQAEASALERQVPPQEQQQLQAGSDSFLALWKPANSAEAEGVVIIVPGAGENADWPQAIAPLRSKLPDAHWGTLSLSLPDVNVDTLPPRVIEPPKAAVDTSSKEGSTAAKPVEQAASAEAEGTDPAVVPGADEQDKTDAKRIFDRIDAAVAFAQTQSARSVVLLGHGTGAWWAARYLGEKQPSQVQKLVMVAGKTPAARQPDLQQLAPSLKVPTADVFYQDGAQERKNAQERIQAAKRSKNDAYKQVSLTALPGNSAAEQEQLYRRVRGWLSPQAGAD from the coding sequence ATGCTTTTTCCTCACCACTCGGCACTGTCAGCATTGTGCCTATCGCTACTATTGACCAGCGCCCCGCCCGTGCAGGCCGCCGAAGCGCCAGCGCCTGCAGACGAAAAACCGGTTGAACGCCACCCCCTGCCCGAGCGTAGCCAGGCAGAAGCCAGCGCGCTCGAACGGCAGGTGCCGCCACAGGAACAACAACAGTTGCAGGCTGGCAGCGATTCGTTTTTGGCACTCTGGAAACCTGCCAACAGTGCCGAAGCTGAAGGTGTGGTGATTATTGTGCCAGGGGCCGGAGAGAACGCTGACTGGCCGCAAGCCATCGCCCCCTTGCGGAGCAAGTTACCAGACGCCCACTGGGGTACCCTGAGCCTGTCGTTGCCGGACGTGAATGTGGACACTCTGCCGCCACGCGTCATCGAGCCGCCCAAGGCTGCGGTCGATACCAGCAGCAAGGAGGGCAGCACGGCGGCCAAACCCGTCGAACAGGCCGCCAGCGCCGAGGCCGAAGGTACTGACCCGGCGGTGGTACCGGGCGCGGATGAACAGGACAAGACCGACGCCAAGCGCATCTTCGACCGTATCGATGCCGCCGTCGCCTTTGCCCAGACCCAGAGCGCCCGCAGCGTGGTCTTGCTCGGCCATGGCACCGGCGCCTGGTGGGCGGCACGTTACCTGGGCGAGAAACAGCCCTCGCAGGTGCAGAAATTGGTCATGGTGGCCGGAAAGACGCCCGCCGCCCGTCAACCAGACCTGCAACAACTGGCGCCGAGCTTGAAAGTGCCTACGGCGGATGTGTTCTATCAAGATGGCGCCCAGGAACGCAAAAACGCCCAGGAACGCATTCAGGCCGCCAAACGCTCGAAAAATGACGCCTATAAGCAGGTATCACTCACGGCTTTGCCCGGCAATAGCGCAGCAGAGCAGGAACAGTTGTATCGGCGGGTTCGTGGGTGGCTGAGCCCGCAGGCCGGCGCCGACTGA
- a CDS encoding TerB family tellurite resistance protein: MLWPGTLIGAGAGFAIASIPGALLGALLGQALDRRLQLHSWAQLRERLGGRPALRNDELLFVLLGRLAKSNGRVVDGHIQQARQEMRSLDMSEPAQRRAIMAFNRGKSGSVRVRSYLRVLKAQPHAAEGVLRACWRMAWADGRADDAERDLIDQWGKWLGWTPQQLQALAVDYAPERKPLASRGGAYQEALRILGVTATTEPSVIKRAYRRLLSRHHPDKIAGSGASPAQVREATERTRDLHNAYALIRERRDFR, translated from the coding sequence ATGTTGTGGCCAGGGACGCTGATTGGCGCCGGGGCTGGCTTTGCCATTGCCAGTATCCCGGGGGCATTGTTGGGTGCATTGCTGGGGCAGGCATTGGATCGTCGCCTGCAGCTGCACAGTTGGGCGCAGTTGCGCGAACGCCTGGGCGGGCGGCCGGCATTGCGCAACGACGAATTGTTGTTTGTGCTGTTGGGGCGGCTGGCCAAGAGTAATGGACGGGTTGTCGATGGGCATATCCAGCAGGCGCGTCAGGAAATGCGTTCGTTGGACATGAGCGAGCCGGCCCAGCGCCGCGCCATCATGGCATTCAACCGTGGTAAATCCGGCAGTGTCCGTGTACGCAGCTACCTACGTGTACTCAAGGCCCAGCCCCATGCGGCGGAAGGCGTCTTGCGTGCTTGTTGGCGCATGGCCTGGGCGGACGGCCGGGCGGATGATGCCGAGCGCGACCTGATCGACCAGTGGGGCAAGTGGCTGGGCTGGACACCGCAACAACTCCAGGCGCTGGCAGTCGATTACGCGCCGGAGCGTAAGCCATTGGCGAGTCGTGGCGGGGCTTATCAGGAGGCGTTGCGGATTCTAGGCGTGACGGCAACTACCGAACCTTCAGTGATCAAGCGCGCCTACCGCCGCCTGCTCAGCCGTCACCATCCGGACAAGATCGCTGGCAGCGGTGCCAGCCCCGCGCAGGTACGGGAGGCGACGGAGCGCACCCGGGACCTGCATAACGCCTATGCGTTGATTCGCGAGCGGCGGGATTTTCGCTGA